The Candidozyma auris chromosome 1, complete sequence genome includes a region encoding these proteins:
- a CDS encoding J-type chaperone JAC1, whose amino-acid sequence MWRFTRWPHALQSRLMLGGARQYATHVKNYFELYPRTFPNGGPPKDSFIINERQLRREHRGLQSENHPDIIVGSASIQNSNGEKATSDNQISSLLNSAYSTIRNPYTRAAYLVRTQHPEKLDITQDEVSKELIAKFQEQSSEYSLDYKMLLMTVLEAHESLEMAATEADLEPLSAENDERIRESEEKLDKLFRTEPIHWNAILIETIRLKYWMNIANGIKEWEPGKPVLLTH is encoded by the coding sequence ATGTGGCGCTTCACTAGATGGCCCCATGCATTGCAACTGAGACTCATGTTGGGTGGAGCACGCCAGTATGCCACACATGTGAAAAACTACTTCGAGCTATACCCAAGAACTTTTCCAAATGGAGGACCGCCGAAGGACTcattcatcatcaacgagagACAATTGAGACGGGAGCATCGGGGCCTCCAGAGTGAAAACCATCCAGACATCATTGTAGGGTCTGCATCAATACAAAATAGCAATGGTGAAAAGGCCACAAGCGACAATCAGATCTCCTCGCTTCTAAATAGTGCTTACTCAACCATCAGAAATCCTTATACTAGAGCAGCTTATCTCGTCAGAACTCAACATCCAGAAAAACTTGATATCACACAAGATGAGGTTTCGAAAGAGCTTATCGCTAAATTCCAGGAGCAGTCTTCTGAGTACTCATTAGACTATAAGATGCTTCTCATGACAGTGCTTGAAGCACACGAATCACTTGAGATGGCTGCTACCGAGGCTGATTTGGAGCCATTATCTGCTGAGAACGATGAGAGGATTAGAGAAAGCGAGGAAAAATTGGACAAGTTGTTCAGGACGGAGCCGATTCATTGGAATGCCATTTTGATAGAGACCATCAGATTGAAGTACTGGATGAACATCGCAAATGGCATCAAAGAGTGGGAGCCAGGTAAGCCTGTTCTATTGACGCACTGA
- a CDS encoding E1 ubiquitin-activating protein AOS1 — protein MSNEGQLTADEIALYDRQIRLWGTDTQLRLRSAKVLVVNLGGVGSETVKNLVLGGLNTIEILDGSVVKEEDFAAQFFLPNDDSVVGDLKLPLILPRIQELNPRVNLSINTTKLEDVPLSYYKNFDLVVATEVTKEQILAINKITRDHKIPLFVAGEHGMFGYIFTDLIEHSSTKEHTVGNHPRQPGTKINEVKEVVKVDLKGDGETELVTIVDKFVPLSSIFSSSKLPLQLSKRQLKRLTGALPLILALFEFKRPTNPEEIIDTAQLLEKAEQVCDVLGVSRHVITEEDLRNFATQCYTEFSPVAAILGGFLAQDIIQFFGKKDSPINNCLIFDGLRSEAPIYFL, from the exons ATGTCAAACGAGGGTCAGTTGACTGCTG ATGAAATTGCTTTGTACGATAGGCAGATCCGCTTATGGGGTACGGACACACAGCTTCGATTGAGGTCTGCTAAAGTATTGGTAGTGAACCTTGGAGGTGTAGGGTCTGAGACAGTCAAGAACCTCGTGCTCGGGGGTCTCAACACCATTGAAATACTTGATGGCTCTGTTGTTAAGGAAgaggattttgcagcacagttcttcttgcccaaCGACGATAGTGTCGTTGGCGATTTGAAACTTCCTCTTATTTTACCACGCATTCAAGAACTAAATCCGAGGGTCAATCTCCTGATCAACACAACTAAGTTGGAGGACGTCCCTCTATCATATTACAAGAATTTTGACTTAGTTGTTGCCACTGAGGTGACGAAGGAGCAGATACTAGCAATAAACAAGATAACTAGAGACCACAAAATCCCACTCTTCGTTGCAGGTGAACATGGTATGTTCGGCTACATCTTCACCGACTTAATAGAGCactcatcaacaaaagagCACACTGTTGGCAATCATCCGCGTCAGCCGGGCACAAAGATCAACGAGGTCAAAGAGGTGGTTAAAGTTGATTTGAAGGGAGATGGTGAAACTGAACTCGTCACAATTGTTGATAAGTTTGTTCCTTTGAGTCTGATCTTCAGCTCAAGCAAGTTACCACTTCAGCTTAGCAAGAGACAACTTAAAAGGCTAACGGGTGCGTTGCCTCTTATTCTCGCACTTTTTGAGTTCAAACGTCCTACGAATCCAGAAGAAATTATAGACACAGCACAATTGCTAGAAAAAGCTGAGCAAGTATGTGATGTTTTGGGAGTTTCACGACATGTTATCACCGAGGAGGACTTAAGGAACTTCGCTACACAATGCTATACGGAGTTTTCACCGGTTGCAGCCATCTTGGGTGGATTCTTAGCACAGGATATTATCCAATTTTTTGGCAAGAAAGATAGTCCAATCAACAACTGTCTTATTTTTGATGGTTTGCGGTCGGAAGCCCCTATATACTTCTTATAA
- the SEC23 gene encoding GTPase-activating protein SEC23, which yields MEFEEQEDINGIRLAWNTFPSTKAESNKIVVPTGVLYTPLKYREDLPVAAYDPVVCHQTSCRGFLNPFAKYDVNGVWICPLCGTRNPLPPHYQGISAEHMPLELNPASTTMEYITSKPVQHPPIFLYVVDLCQDEDNLNALKETLIASLSYLPPNALIGLITYGQMVQVYDLGTGIINKSYIFQGNKEYTERQVADMLNKPVLAQPGQPSMQNSLQRFFLPVEEIEPQFCDLIDRLTTDPWPVAHGERPTRATGSAINVATCLLGNTFSGFGARIFLFSAGASTRNPGMIVGKKLSENIRSHSDIDKDNAKHYKKAVKFYEGVAAKAVKHGHVIDLFGGCLDQVGFSEMKSMCSKTGGVLLLSDAFTTSIFKQSFLKLFNKDQNDFLLMGFNGTLEIKCSRELKVSGLIGHASSLKAKTHYVSETELGIGGTNKYKMCAISPQTTHAIFFDVVNNSPLPNEAQAYMQFITTYQHASGTYRVRVTTVATILTPDEQLLAQSFDQDAAAVLMSRITLFKSEQDDGADVLRWIDRMLIKLCQKFADYRKDDETSFRLHPQFSFFPGFIYYLRRSQFLQVFNNSPDETAFYRHVFLTENCGNSLIMIQPTLTSFGLDIEEPEPVLLDSVSLRNDRILLLDTFFHILIYHGRTIMQWRKEGYQNLEEHADFKALLEEPKLEAGDLLIDRFPLPRFIDTQEGGSQARFLMSKLNPSTSYNSEQISNGAIVLTDDVSLQVFMSHLQKLVVSGSN from the coding sequence ATGGAGTTTGAGGAACAGGAAGACATCAATGGAATTCGTTTGGCATGGAACACGTTCCCTTCGACAAAAGCTGAACTGAACAAGATTGTCGTCCCCACTGGCGTCTTGTACACGCCTTTAAAGTACAGAGAGGACTTGCCAGTGGCAGCGTACGACCCCGTGGTTTGTCACCAAACATCGTGTCGAGGGTTCTTGAACCCATTTGCCAAGTATGATGTCAACGGAGTGTGGATATGTCCCCTTTGCGGCACTAGAAATCCCTTACCTCCACATTACCAAGGAATCAGTGCCGAGCATATGCCTCTCGAACTAAACCCAGCTTCCACTACCATGGAGTACATCACCTCCAAGCCAGTACAACATCCACCAATCTTTTTGTATGTGGTCGACTTGTGCCAGGATGAAGACAACCTAAATGCCTTGAAGGAGACCTTGATCGCGTCTCTTTCTTATCTTCCACCTAACGCCCTCATAGGCTTGATCACTTATGGCCAAATGGTCCAAGTGTATGACTTGGGTACGGGCATCATCAATAAATCCTACATCTTCCAAGGTAACAAGGAGTACACTGAAAGACAAGTGGCGGACATGTTGAATAAACCAGTGCTTGCTCAACCAGGACAGCCTTCCATGCAAAATTCATTGCAGCGATTCTTCTTGCCGGTCGAGGAAATTGAACCCCAGTTCTGCGATCTCATCGATAGATTGACCACCGATCCTTGGCCAGTGGCCCATGGTGAAAGGCCCACTCGTGCTACTGGGTCTGCAATCAACGTGGCCACCTGCTTGCTTGGTAATACGTTCTCCGGCTTCGGCGCAAGgatatttttgttttctgcCGGTGCGTCTACAAGGAATCCAGGTATGATTGTCGGGAAGAAATTGAGCGAGAACATCAGATCTCATTCCGATATCGATAAGGATAACGCAAAGCACTACAAAAAGGCGGTCAAGTTTTATGAAGGGGTGGCCGCCAAAGCTGTTAAGCACGGCCATGTCATTGACTTGTTCGGTGGTTGTTTAGATCAAGTCGGATTCCTGGAGATGAAGTCGATGTGCTCCAAGACCGGAGGTGTCTTGTTATTGTCTGATGCATTCACCACATCCATTTTCAAGCAGTCATtcctcaagctcttcaataaAGACCAAAATGACTTCCTACTTATGGGGTTTAATGGGACGTTAGAGATCAAGTGTTCTAGAGAATTGAAAGTCAGTGGTTTGATTGGACACGCGTCATCATTGAAGGCAAAAACTCACTATGTCTCAGAGACCGAGTTGGGTATTGGTGGCACAAACAAGTACAAAATGTGCGCCATTTCTCCACAGACCACTCatgcaatttttttcgATGTGGTCAACAATCTGCCATTGCCTAATGAAGCTCAAGCTTACATGCAATTCATCACCACATATCAGCATGCCTCAGGTACTTATAGGGTAAGGGTTACCACAGTGGCAACAATCTTAACACCAGATGAGCAGCTTTTGGCCCAATCGTTTGACCAGGATGCTGCTGCAGTGTTGATGTCTCGTATCACCTTGTTCAAGTCTGAGCAGGACGATGGAGCCGATGTTTTGAGGTGGATTGACCGaatgttgatcaagttgtgTCAAAAGTTTGCCGACTACAGAAAGGATGATGAAACATCGTTTAGGTTGCATCCACAATTCTCATTTTTTCCTGGTTTTATCTATTACTTGAGAAGATCTCAGTTTTTGCAggtgttcaacaactcgCCTGATGAGACAGCCTTCTATAGACATGTTTTCTTGACAGAAAACTGCGGTAATTCGTTGATCATGATCCAGCCAACATTAACATCGTTCGGCCTCGATATTGAAGAGCCCGAGCCTGTCTTGTTGGATTCTGTTTCACTTAGGAATGACAGAATCTTGCTCTTGGATACTTTCTTCCACATTTTGATTTACCATGGACGCACAATCATGCAGTGGCGAAAAGAGGGTTATCAGAACTTAGAGGAACATGCCGATTTTAAAGCATTGTTGGAAGAGCCTAAGCTTGAAGCGGGAGATTTGTTGATTGATAGGTTTCCATTACCGAGATTCATTGATACTCAAGAAGGTGGATCGCAAGCTAGGTTCTTGATGTCTAAGTTGAATCCAAGTACGTCATATAATTCTGAGCAAATCAGTAACGGAGCAATTGTCTTGACTGATGATGTTTCCTTACAGGTTTTCATGTCGCACTTGCAGAAGTTGGTTGTGTCTGGGTCCAATTGA